The following proteins are co-located in the Planococcus plakortidis genome:
- a CDS encoding lysophospholipid acyltransferase family protein, translating into MIQAKKSALFERAFATYLMPSIQRSFSHLYGRNIRPPKGPALIISNHSSWWDGLLFFFLNRRVWNLDVHIMMHERGLKKFPFFRRLGAFSIDRSNPKDILASLRYAENLLKQGKTVILFPQGDEYHLETRPLEFHTGVLYLMEKCPEVPLVPVRFYYSMRREKHPEVWIDQGESLSLEEIPTGSRHDRTLWLQEHETAALDQLKQQVLEENYGEFKEMLKRRRSS; encoded by the coding sequence ATGATCCAGGCGAAAAAATCGGCGCTTTTCGAACGCGCATTCGCGACGTATTTGATGCCCTCAATCCAACGGTCGTTTTCGCACCTGTATGGCCGGAACATCCGCCCGCCCAAGGGTCCGGCATTGATCATTTCCAACCACAGTTCCTGGTGGGACGGGCTGTTGTTCTTTTTCCTGAACCGGCGCGTGTGGAATTTGGATGTCCATATCATGATGCACGAGCGCGGGCTCAAGAAATTCCCTTTTTTCCGCAGGCTCGGCGCCTTTTCCATTGACCGCAGCAACCCAAAAGACATCCTGGCTTCGCTGCGCTATGCCGAGAACTTATTGAAACAAGGCAAGACGGTCATCCTGTTTCCGCAAGGCGATGAATATCATTTGGAGACGCGCCCGTTGGAATTTCATACAGGCGTCCTTTATTTAATGGAGAAATGCCCGGAGGTCCCGCTTGTTCCGGTGCGCTTTTATTATTCAATGCGCCGGGAAAAACACCCTGAAGTGTGGATCGACCAGGGGGAAAGCTTGTCACTGGAGGAGATTCCGACAGGTTCGAGGCACGACAGGACCCTGTGGCTGCAGGAACATGAAACCGCTGCACTTGACCAGTTGAAGCAGCAAGTGCTCGAAGAGAATTACGGGGAATTCAAGGAGATGCTGAAAAGGAGG